One genomic window of Pagrus major chromosome 22, Pma_NU_1.0 includes the following:
- the fam49a gene encoding CYFIP-related Rac1 interactor A isoform X2: MGNLLKVLTCTELEQGPNFFLDFENAQPTEGEREVWNQVNSVLQDSESILTGLQAYKGAGQEIRDAIQNPNDFMQQERAWNSVCPLVIKLKKFYSFSLRLEEALQSLLECLTCPPFTPTQHLEREQALAKQFAEILHFTLRFDELKMRIPAIQNDFSYYRRTISRNRINNMNLDIESEVNNEMANRMSLFYAEATPMLKTLSNATTNFVTENKTLPLENTTDCLSTMASVCKVMLETPEYSSRFSSEDTLLFCMRVMVGVIILYDHVHPNGAFNKSSKIDMKGCIKVLKDQPADNVEGLLNALKFTTKHLNDESTPKNIRTMLQ, encoded by the exons ATGGGGAACCTGTTAAAAGTGCTCACTTGCACAGAGCTTGAACAGGGGCCAAACTTTTTCCTTGACTTTGAAA atgCACAGCCGACAGAAGGAGAGCGTGAGGTGTGGAACCAGGTGAACTCGGTCCTCCAGGATTCTGAGAGCATCCTGACGGGTCTGCAGGCGTACAAAGGAGCCGGCCAGGAGATCAGAGAT GCAATTCAAAACCCGAACGACTTCATGCAGCAGGAGCGAGCCTGGAACTCCGTGTGCCCGCTGGTCATCAAACTCAAGAAGTTCTACAGTTTCTCTCTCAGACTAG aggAGGCCCTGCAGAGTCTACTGGAGTGCCTGACATGTCCGCCCTTCACGCCCACTCAGCACCTGGAGAGGGAGCAGGCACTGGCCAAACAGTTTGCTGAGATCCTCCACTTCACTCTGCGCTTTGACGAGCTGAAG ATGAGAATTCCTGCCATCCAGAACGACTTCAGCTACTACAGAAGAACCATCAGTCGAAACCGGATAAACAACATGAAC TTGGACATTGAGAGTGAAGTCAACAATGAGATGGCCAACCGGATGTCTCTGTTCTACGCTGAAGCCACACCCATGCTGAAAACACTCAGCAACGCAACCACAAACTTCGTGACAGAG aACAAGACTCTTCCACTGGAGAACACGACAGACTGTCTCAGCACCATGGCCAGCGTCTGTAAAGTCATGCTGGAGACACC gGAATATTCGAGTCGTTTCAGCAGCGAGGACACGCTCTTGTTTTGCATGAGGGTCATGGTCGGAGTCATCATTCTTTATGACCACGTCCACCCCAACGGCGCCTTCAACAAGTCCTCAAAGATAGAc ATGAAAGGCTGCATAAAAGTCCTGAAGGACCAGCCGGCAGACAACGTAGAAGGCCTCCTGAACGCCCTCAA ATTTACCACAAAACACCTGAACGACGAGTCCACTCCGAAGAACATCCGGACGATGCTCCagtaa
- the fam49a gene encoding CYFIP-related Rac1 interactor A isoform X1: MGNLLKVLTREIENYPHFFLDFENAQPTEGEREVWNQVNSVLQDSESILTGLQAYKGAGQEIRDAIQNPNDFMQQERAWNSVCPLVIKLKKFYSFSLRLEEALQSLLECLTCPPFTPTQHLEREQALAKQFAEILHFTLRFDELKMRIPAIQNDFSYYRRTISRNRINNMNLDIESEVNNEMANRMSLFYAEATPMLKTLSNATTNFVTENKTLPLENTTDCLSTMASVCKVMLETPEYSSRFSSEDTLLFCMRVMVGVIILYDHVHPNGAFNKSSKIDMKGCIKVLKDQPADNVEGLLNALKFTTKHLNDESTPKNIRTMLQ; this comes from the exons ATGGGTAACCTGCTAAAAGTCCTAACAAGGGAAATAGAGAACTATCCACACTTTTTCCTGGACTTTGAAA atgCACAGCCGACAGAAGGAGAGCGTGAGGTGTGGAACCAGGTGAACTCGGTCCTCCAGGATTCTGAGAGCATCCTGACGGGTCTGCAGGCGTACAAAGGAGCCGGCCAGGAGATCAGAGAT GCAATTCAAAACCCGAACGACTTCATGCAGCAGGAGCGAGCCTGGAACTCCGTGTGCCCGCTGGTCATCAAACTCAAGAAGTTCTACAGTTTCTCTCTCAGACTAG aggAGGCCCTGCAGAGTCTACTGGAGTGCCTGACATGTCCGCCCTTCACGCCCACTCAGCACCTGGAGAGGGAGCAGGCACTGGCCAAACAGTTTGCTGAGATCCTCCACTTCACTCTGCGCTTTGACGAGCTGAAG ATGAGAATTCCTGCCATCCAGAACGACTTCAGCTACTACAGAAGAACCATCAGTCGAAACCGGATAAACAACATGAAC TTGGACATTGAGAGTGAAGTCAACAATGAGATGGCCAACCGGATGTCTCTGTTCTACGCTGAAGCCACACCCATGCTGAAAACACTCAGCAACGCAACCACAAACTTCGTGACAGAG aACAAGACTCTTCCACTGGAGAACACGACAGACTGTCTCAGCACCATGGCCAGCGTCTGTAAAGTCATGCTGGAGACACC gGAATATTCGAGTCGTTTCAGCAGCGAGGACACGCTCTTGTTTTGCATGAGGGTCATGGTCGGAGTCATCATTCTTTATGACCACGTCCACCCCAACGGCGCCTTCAACAAGTCCTCAAAGATAGAc ATGAAAGGCTGCATAAAAGTCCTGAAGGACCAGCCGGCAGACAACGTAGAAGGCCTCCTGAACGCCCTCAA ATTTACCACAAAACACCTGAACGACGAGTCCACTCCGAAGAACATCCGGACGATGCTCCagtaa
- the fbxo16 gene encoding F-box only protein 16, producing MPLAPRSSASSAKLQTTLSSWTPLNHTLSNNKVFAERRSLLAKWFDRWSDSQRRAVLQDLVLSCSSEQLMFLSLSVSRRLPLQAADFTCMLPRALCLYIFSFLDPRSLCRCARVSWHWRSIVELDQLWMPKCLRLGWCIHFSPTPLEQGVWKRLYIQTVQELRLTSLQTSSSQQQFAVPHVSAISSTHEDPSELDVLGEEHPASSTLPLRNISKKRCQTAPPPWRDSDRHPKDTLRFNYLDNLDPTEPVHQGASTCCSNTWKPDDGSRKSLSGANYKLRKAKSLMFLSSNSRPQHPPPPPSPPPPPPPPPPPPPPPHHHDTQCRPSWATRSHDHLVTKETASSGPHLARCNAGIRPGPARSAVPRLSVEALRASQRSHRSAPSTPLFEVQLWTVPSSHT from the exons ATGCCACTTGCACCGAGGTCGTCTGCGAGCTCTGCCAAGCTGCAGACCACCCTGAGCTCCTGGACTCCTCTGAACCACACGCTGTCCAACAACAAG GTGTTTGCAGAGAGACGAAGCCTTCTGGCAAAGTGG tttgacAGGTGGTCTGACAGTCAGAGGAGGGCGGTGCTGCAGGACCTGGTGCTGAGCTGTTCCTCAGAGCAGCTGATGTTCCTGAGCCTCAGTGTGAGCAGACGGCTCCCCCTGCAGGCTGCAGACTTCACCTGCATGCTGCCCAGAGCCCTCTGCCTGTACATCTTCTCCTTCCTGGACCCACGCAGCCTCTGTCGATGTGCTCGG GTGAGCTGGCACTGGAGGAGCATAGTAGAACTGGACCAGCTGTGGATGCCGAAGTGTCTAAGGCTCGGCTGGTGCATCCACTTCTCCCCCACACCGTTGGAGCAGGGCGTCTGGAAGAGACTCTACATCCAGACTGTGCAGGAGCTGCGACTCACCTCACTGCAG ACCTCCTCATCCCAGCAGCAGTTTGCAGTCCCACATGTATCAGCCATCAGCAGTACACATGAAGACCCGTCAGAACTGGACGTCCTCGGGGAGGAACATCCAGCATCCAGCACCCTGCCACTTAGAAACATCTCCAAGAAGAGGTGTCAGACTGCACCGCCACCATGGAGAGACTCTGACAGACATCCTAAAGACACACTACGCTTCAACTACTTGGACAACCTGGACCCCACAGAACCAGTCCACCAAGG agcctccacctgctgcagtAACACGTGGAAGCCAGACGACGGGAGCAGGAAGTCGCTGTCTGGGGCGAATTACAAACTACGCAAAGCCAAATCGCTG ATGTTCCTCAGCTCCAACTCTAGACCccaacatcctcctcctcctccttctcctcctcctcctcctcctcctcctcctcctcctcctcctcctcctcatcatcatgaTACCCAGTGTCGACCCTCCTGGGCGACTCGCAGTCATGACCACCTCGTCACCAAGGAGACAGCCAGCAGCGGGCCTCACCTGGCCCGGTGTAATGCCGGGATTCGTCCGGGACCGGCGAGGTCGGCGGTGCCTCGGCTGAGCGTGGAGGCGCTCAGGGCGTCCCAGCGTTCACACCGGAGCGCTCCCA GTACACCACTGTTTGAAGTTCAGCTCTGGACTGTGCCGTCGTCACACACATGA